TAGAAGCGATTCCTACAGGAGCTTTGTCTTTGGACATTGCTCTTGGAATAGGCGGTGTCCCAAGAGGCAGAATTATAGAAATTTACGGGCCTGAAAGTAGCGGTAAAACTACTTTGGCTCAACATATTGTTGCAGAATGTCAAAAAAAAGGCGGAATTGCAGCTTTTATCGACGCAGAACATGCTCTTGACCCTGAATATGCTCATAATTTGGGTGTAAATGTTGATGAACTTTTGATTTCTCAACCAGATACAGGTGAACAAGCTCTTGAAATAGCTGAAGAATTGGTTCGTTCATCTGCTGTTGATATTATCGTTGTTGACTCTGTTGCGGCATTGGTTCCTAAAGATGAAATCGAAGGAGCTATGGAAGATAAACAAATGGGGCTTCAAGCTCGTTTGATGTCTAAAGCTTTAAGAAAATTGACAGGTATTGTAAATAAAACAAATACAACTGTTGTGTTTATCAATCAATTGCGTCAAAAAATCGGTGTAATGTATGGAAATCCTGAAACAACTACTGGTGGAAATGCATTGAAATATTACGCAAGTGTTCGTCTTGATATTAGAAAAGCAGAAGTCCTAAAAGAAGATGGCACAGAATATGGTAACCATATAAGAGTCAAAGTCGTTAAAAACAAGGTTGCACCTCCATTTAGAATTGCGGAATTTGATATAATCTACGGAAAAGGTATTTCAAAATTGGGCTGTATCCTTGATATGGCTGTTAATTTTAATATTGTCAAAAAAGCAGGTGCTTGGTTCAGTTATAATGATGAAAAAATGGGACAAGGCAGAGAAAAGGCTAGAGATTTCTTGGCTGCAAATCCTGAAATTTTAGCAGAAGTTGAAGCTAGAGTTAGAGCTAAGGTCGAAGGTAAAGACGACGAAGCTCCTAAAGAAGCTTCAAAAACAGAAGAAAAAGCTTAAAATTTTTCATAAGCAATCGAAAACGGCACTCGAAAAAGTGCCGTTTTTTTATACAAATAAATATTAATCAATAGAGAAAATATCTTGCAAGTCAGCGTATGTGAGTGTTTTGCCGATATTTCTATCTACAGAAATTACAGAGTCTACAAGATTACGCTTTCTTTGTTTTAGCTTTTGGATTTTTTCTTCGACAGTTCCTTTTGTTATTAGTCTGTAAACAAATACTTTTTTGGTTTGTCCGATACGGTAAGCTCTGTCTGTTGCTTGATCTTCAACTGCAGGGTTCCACCATGGGTCGTAGTGGATTACATAGTCTGCACCTGTTAAGTTCAAGCCTGTTCCGCCTGCTTTTAAGCTGATTAAGAAGATAGGAATACTGTCATCTTCATTAAATCTTTCGACAACCTCTTGTCTGTTTTTCGTTTTACCTGTCAAGTATTCGTGCTTAATTCCTGATTTTATCAGCCATTCTTTAACCAAATCAAGCATATCTACAAACTGGCTGAATAAAAGAACCCTGTGTCCTTCGGATATAATTTCTTCCAGCATGCCTTTAAGATATTCAAATTTTCCTGATTCTTTAATGCCTTTGAGATTTTCCTTGTCATATAATTGAGGGTGACAAC
This genomic stretch from Candidatus Gastranaerophilales bacterium harbors:
- the recA gene encoding recombinase RecA produces the protein MAVKEKEPVNTADEKNKALKLAIEKIEKDFGKGSIMRLGDKTAVSVEAIPTGALSLDIALGIGGVPRGRIIEIYGPESSGKTTLAQHIVAECQKKGGIAAFIDAEHALDPEYAHNLGVNVDELLISQPDTGEQALEIAEELVRSSAVDIIVVDSVAALVPKDEIEGAMEDKQMGLQARLMSKALRKLTGIVNKTNTTVVFINQLRQKIGVMYGNPETTTGGNALKYYASVRLDIRKAEVLKEDGTEYGNHIRVKVVKNKVAPPFRIAEFDIIYGKGISKLGCILDMAVNFNIVKKAGAWFSYNDEKMGQGREKARDFLAANPEILAEVEARVRAKVEGKDDEAPKEASKTEEKA